Proteins co-encoded in one Nicotiana sylvestris chromosome 7, ASM39365v2, whole genome shotgun sequence genomic window:
- the LOC104240064 gene encoding probable protein phosphatase 2C 6, whose protein sequence is MGICYSSSKSKSGDGLWDSNSESGRADSKLRKNSYSGDFSTFLSKLSGGIGGGGGEDRALHHIPGRLLANGATSVACLHTQQGKKGTNQDAMIVWENFCSRSDTTFCGVFDGHGPYGHMVARKVRDTLPLLLRSEWEVKSSGDQCNASENGNANGGSHLDDVLDDDLTEAVEAESNEKFPEIHLPLKRSLLKAFRSMDKELKLHPSIDCFCSGSTAVSLVMQGQDIIVGNVGDSRAVLATRDKDNYLTAVQLTVDLKPNLPREAARIQKCKGRVFALQDEPEVARVWLPNSDSPGLAMARAFGDFCLKDFGLISVPDVYYHHITDRDEFVVLATDGVWDVLSNKEAVDIAASAPNRATAARALVDCATRAWRLKYPTSKNDDCAVVCLFLDGVPAPNAIVTEKQYDLTKAPEVEMKTIITDGNFESADVDTVSVSHFAVLEHSGTTKDSSEIVPVDESVEEQLADKGLGQSKRSLAECLSTAQDEEWSALEGVTRVNSLLSLPRFLSGDKRSASWRKWL, encoded by the exons AGCGGTGATGGGTTATGGGACAGTAACAGTGAAAGCGGAAGAGCTGATTCCAAGTTGAGAAAGAACAGCTACAGTGGCGATTTCAGCACATTTTTAAGCAAGTTAAGCGGCggtattggtggaggaggaggtGAGGACCGGGCGCTGCATCATATTCCTGGACGGCTTTTAGCAAATGGCGCAACCTCTGTTGCTTGCTTACATACTCAACAAGGAAAAAAAGGAACCAATCAGGATGCGATGATCGTTTGGGAG AATTTTTGTTCGAGAAGTGATACAACCTTTTGTGGAGTATTTGATGGACATGGTCCGTATGGCCATATGGTGGCAAGGAAAGTTCGAGATACCCTTCCACTTCTCCTGCGTTCAGAGTGGGAGGTTAAGTCCAGTGGCGATCAATGTAATGCTTCTGAGAATGGAAATGCTAATGGAGGTTCACATCTTGATGACGtcttggatgatgatttgactgaAGCTGTGGAAGCCGAGAGCAATGAAAAGTTCCCAGAAATACATCTTCCCCTTAAGAGGTCACTATTAAAAGCTTTCAGATCAATGGATAAGGAACTCAAGCTGCATCCGTCAATTGACTGTTTCTGTAGTGGGTCAACTGCTGTTTCCTTGGTGATGCAG GGCCAGGATATAATAGTTGGCAATGTTGGTGACTCAAGAGCAGTATTGGCAACGAGAGATAAAGACAACTATTTGACGGCTGTACAGTTGACAGTTGATTTGAAGCCTAATCTTCCAa GAGAAGCTGCTAGGATACAGAAATGCAAAGGCAGAGTTTTCGCGTTGCAAGATGAGCCAGAGGTTGCACGTGTATGGTTGCCAAACAGTGATTCTCCTGGTTTGGCAATGGCCAGAGCATTTGGTGATTTTTGTCTCAAGGATTTTGGTTTAATCTCTGTCCCTGATGTGTATTACCACCACATTACCGATAGGGATGAGTTTGTTGTTCTAGCAACCGATGGG GTATGGGATGTCCTTTCTAATAAGGAAGCTGTGGATATTGCGGCCTCAGCCCCAAATCGCGCTACAGCTGCCCGAGCTCTTGTTGACTGCGCGACAAGAGCTTGGAGACTGAAGTACCCAACATCAAAGAATGATGACTGTGCTGTAGTATGCCTTTTCCTGGACGGCGTACCTGCACCTAATGCCATAGTGACAGAGAAGCAATATGATTTGACAAAGGCTCCTGAAGTGGAAATGAAGACAATTATTACAGATGGCAACTTTGAAAGTGCAGATGTCGATACTGTTTCAGTTTCTCATTTTGCTGTTCTTGAACATTCAGGTACTACAAAAGATTCCAGTGAGATAGTTCCTGTTGATGAGTCAGTGGAAGAACAGCTTGCTGATAAGGGTCTTGGCCAGTCTAAGAGAAGCCTAGCTGAGTGCCTTTCAACTGCACAAGATGAGGAATGGTCGGCCCTTGAGGGAGTTACAAGGGTTAATAGCCTTCTTAGTCTTCCTAGATTCTTGTCTGGTGACAAAAGGTCAGCCAGTTGGAGAAAATGGTTGTAA